A stretch of DNA from Pseudonocardia hierapolitana:
ACCGACTCCGCGCGCTGCCCGCCGTCGTGCCGCGCGCGGAATGCCCGCGACCGTCCCGGCCCGCCTCGCTACCGTTCGCGGCGTGCCTTCCGTCGAGACCCTGCTGGCGTTCACGCTCGCCGGCGTCATCCTCGTGATCATCCCCGGGCCGAGCGTGCTGTTCATCGTCGGTCGGGCGCTCGCCCACGGCAGGCGGGCGGCGCTGGCGAGCGTGGCCGGCAACACGGCAGGCGCCTCGCTCGTCGTGGTCGCGGTCGCGCTGGGCTTCGGTGCGATCGCGACGCAGTCGCTGGCCGTCTTCACCGTGCTCAAGCTGGTCGGCGCGGCCTACCTCGTCTACCTGGGTGTGCAGACGATCCGCAGGCGCGGCGACCTGATCGCCCGCCTCGGCGAGCCCGCCGCGCCCCCCGACCGGCGGATGTTCCTGCAGGGCGTGATCGTCGGGGTCACCAACCCGAAGGTGCTGGTGTTCTTCGCGGCCGTGCTGCCGCAGTTCGTCGACACCGCGGCGGGCAGCCCGACCACCCAGATGCTCGTGCTCGGGCTGCTGTTCGCGATGATCGCCGCCACCCTCGACAGCGCCTGGGGCCTGGCGGCTGGCAGCGCCCGGACCTGGTTCGCCACCTCACCCGGCCGCCTGCGGTGGATGGGCGGCATCGGCGGCGTGTCCCTGATCGCGATGGGCGCAGGCCTCGCGCTGACGGGCCGCAAGGACTGACTGCGCGAGCTGTCGAACTCCCACGAAATGCCCAACTCATCGCGCCGAGACGCCCGACTCGCCGTATCCGGACGCCCGACTCGCCGTGTCGAGACGTCGGACTCGCGGGTGAGTCTTGCTCTGACACGGTGAGTCTTGCGTCCTGACACGGTGAGTCTTGCGTCCTGACACGGTGAGTCGTGCGTTACGACGCGGCGAGTCGGGCGTTCCAGCGCCACCGGCTTGGAGGCGGGCCCGCCTCAGCCGTGGGCACGCAGGGCGTCGACGAACCACTCGAACGGCTCGATCTGCGCCGGGGCGCGCCCCCAGCCGTTGAGGATGCCGAGCAGGTCCCAGTAGCGCGCGACCCGGCGGTCGGTGAAGGTGTCGATCGTGTCGGCCAGCTGGTCACGGGCTGCCGCGTCCATGCCGGGATCGATGATCCGGGCGAGGACGGCCTGGCCCTCCGGCGAGTCGGGCGCGGTGCCGCCGGCGACGGCGGCGCCCGCGTGCTCGACGATCGGCGCCGGGTCGAACGGAGGCTGGTCGCCGGCGGCCTCCGAACCGGCGACGGCCATCTCCCGGGCCCGGGCGCGGAACGCCGGATCGTTCACGAGCTCGGCGAGCTCCACCCACGCCTCCACCTGCTCGGTGGTCGGTTCGTCGGGCAGTGCGGCCGGGAGCATCCGCATGTTGTTCGCGATCCCGGCGCCAGGGGCGTCGGGGTCGGTGCCCGCGAACGTGGCGTCGACGAACTCGTCGATCATCTGCTGGCGCTCGGCGGCGGAGAGCCGGGCGAGGTCGTTCATCAGTGCTGCCTTCCGTGGAGAGGGAGCGCCCCGCGCGAGCAGCGTGCACACGGCGCGCTGCGTCCGCAGGACGCGGATCTGGTTGTCGATGGCCTGCACGTGCGCGGCCGCCACGTCCTCGACGCTGCGCCTGCGCTCGAGCACGAGCCTGATGTCGTCCAGGCCCATGCCGAGCTCGCGCAGCGTGCGGACGAGGTCGAGCCGCGCCACCGCCCGGCCGTCGTACCGGCGGTAGTTGCCGGCCGACCGGTCCGTCTCGGGCAGCACGCCCTCGTCGGACCAGAACCGGATGGTGCGGACCGGCACGCCCGTGCGGCGGGCGAGCTGCCCGATCGTCAGCAGGGGTTTCTCGGCCATGAACCGATCCTCGAGTCTCCAGCGGCTGGAAGGTCAAGGCCGATTCTGCGCCCGTGCGAGACTGGGTCGTGTGGGTGACGGCCTGGCAACGTTCCAACGCACCCTCTCCGCACTGATCGAGCAGCGCCCTGGCGTGCTGCTCGCCGCGGCGCTCGCGCTGGTCGTCGTGATGTGGACGGCGGCGTGGCGATGGACACGGATCGTCGTGACGATCGCCCACGAGGGCGGGCACGCGCTCGTCGCGGTCATCGCCGGGCGCGGCCTCACCGGGATCCGGCTGCACGCCGACACCTCCGGGCTGACGGTCTCGACCGGCGACCGCCGCGGACCCGGGCTTGTGTTCACCTTCCTCGGCGGGTACCCGGCGCCGTCACTGCTCGGCGTCGGGGGTGCCCTGCTGGTCGCCGCCGACCAGACCGCGCTGATGCTGT
This window harbors:
- a CDS encoding LysE family translocator, coding for MPSVETLLAFTLAGVILVIIPGPSVLFIVGRALAHGRRAALASVAGNTAGASLVVVAVALGFGAIATQSLAVFTVLKLVGAAYLVYLGVQTIRRRGDLIARLGEPAAPPDRRMFLQGVIVGVTNPKVLVFFAAVLPQFVDTAAGSPTTQMLVLGLLFAMIAATLDSAWGLAAGSARTWFATSPGRLRWMGGIGGVSLIAMGAGLALTGRKD
- a CDS encoding MerR family transcriptional regulator; this translates as MAEKPLLTIGQLARRTGVPVRTIRFWSDEGVLPETDRSAGNYRRYDGRAVARLDLVRTLRELGMGLDDIRLVLERRRSVEDVAAAHVQAIDNQIRVLRTQRAVCTLLARGAPSPRKAALMNDLARLSAAERQQMIDEFVDATFAGTDPDAPGAGIANNMRMLPAALPDEPTTEQVEAWVELAELVNDPAFRARAREMAVAGSEAAGDQPPFDPAPIVEHAGAAVAGGTAPDSPEGQAVLARIIDPGMDAAARDQLADTIDTFTDRRVARYWDLLGILNGWGRAPAQIEPFEWFVDALRAHG
- a CDS encoding M50 family metallopeptidase, producing the protein MGDGLATFQRTLSALIEQRPGVLLAAALALVVVMWTAAWRWTRIVVTIAHEGGHALVAVIAGRGLTGIRLHADTSGLTVSTGDRRGPGLVFTFLGGYPAPSLLGVGGALLVAADQTALMLWIAIVLLVATLVHVRNAYGVFVVLATGALVGAVAWWGEPRLQDGFAAVLCWFLLFGGVRAVHELRRSRRRGASDADMLGAITWVPRGMWVLLFWLLAATAVIVAAGILLFR